A DNA window from Drosophila pseudoobscura strain MV-25-SWS-2005 chromosome 2, UCI_Dpse_MV25, whole genome shotgun sequence contains the following coding sequences:
- the SKIP gene encoding sterile alpha motif domain-containing protein 5 isoform X5 has protein sequence MAVSNIVCEWLRALGLAQYAESFLDNGYDDLEICKQVGDPDLDAIGVENPSHRHKLLKSIRSLREKGAASVYFMLNDPNSLSGSMEILCETPPSNDLEMVLGEQLETDGVRLTAHPYSTPVSS, from the coding sequence ATGGCCGTTAGCAACATTGTCTGCGAATGGCTACGTGCCCTGGGACTGGCCCAGTATGCCGAAAGTTTCCTCGACAATGGCTACGATGACCTGGAGATATGCAAACAGGTCGGTGATCCCGATCTGGATGCCATTGGCGTTGAGAATCCATCGCATCGGCACAAGCTCCTCAAGAGCATTCGCTCGCTGCGGGAGAAGGGCGCCGCCTCTGTCTATTTTATGCTCAACGATCCCAATTCCCTGTCGGGCAGCATGGAGATACTCTGCGAAACGCCGCCCAGCAACGACCTCGAGATGGTGCTCGGCGAACAGCTGGAGACGGACGGAGTGCGTCTGACAGCGCATCCATATTCAACACCG